A region from the Acyrthosiphon pisum isolate AL4f chromosome A1, pea_aphid_22Mar2018_4r6ur, whole genome shotgun sequence genome encodes:
- the LOC100162929 gene encoding uncharacterized protein LOC100162929, with amino-acid sequence MPKIKKNVNDENKCPDKLTVKKRSKPVFKFDMKTILKERQAESEFWKKYAEIDKEMKVVDVLFQKEVNNTINQSDDKLVLPKLGYVIFDPSKFNVSFEENSDITRSYYSQQLLLMSIEGKELEANIIFNNLMKSNWSPVFEDVQCILSNWGADLNSLTNSTLLKCEINDCKNFERHNFELVMKFISYNIEKNNKTFSEDELLTLAQYIAKISFDQYCGQMINVIQQLFSACIETALQEDDDASIITFAQGLYSQYNTKLLKMVVDLFLPLKGKIMKKSI; translated from the exons atgccaaaaattaagaaaaatgttaatgatGAAAACAAATGCCCAGATAAATTGACGGTCAAAAAAAGAAGTAAACCAGTTTTCAAATTTGATATGAAAACAATTCTAAAAGAAAGACAAGCTGAGAgtgaattttggaaaaaatatgcTGAAATTGATAAAGAGATGAAAGTTGTAGATGTTTTGTTTCAAAAAGAAGTGAACAATACTATTAACCAAAGTGATGATAAACTTGTATTACCAAAGTTaggatatgttatatttgaccCCTCTAAGTTTAATGTAAGCTTTGAAGAGAATTCTGATATAACAAGATCATATTATTCGCAACAGCTACTTCTAATGTCAATTGAGGGAAAAGAACTCGAAgccaacattatttttaataatctgaTGAAGTCAAATTGGTCTCCAGTATTTGAA GATGTCCAATGTATTTTATCAAACTGGGGAGctgatttgaattcattgaCTAATAGTACACTATTAAAGTGTGAAATAAATGATTGCAAGAACTTTGAACGGCACAATTTTGAATTGGTAATGAAAttcatatcttataatatagagaaaaataataagacatttAGTGAAGATGAGCTACTAACATTGGCACAGTATATTGCCAAAATATCCTTTGATCAGTATTGTGGACAAATGATAAATgttatacaacaattatttagtgCTTGTATTGAAACTGCATTACAAGAAGACGATGATGCTTCTATTATAACATTTGCTCAAGGATTGTACTCGCAATATAATACTAAACTACTTAAAATGGTTGTTGATCTATTCCTCCCTTTAAAAGGaaagataatgaaaaaaagtatatag